Below is a window of Enterobacter kobei DNA.
AGCAGTATCGGCAAAGCCAGGTGCTGTCACCATGATCACCCAGGGTGCCGCCAGCATCCCCAGCACGGTCACGACCGCCAGCACCAGCGTCAACAGGCCGGACACATAGGAGACGAACACGCGGGTGGCATCGTCGCCCTGCTTGCTTTTGTATTCCGCAAGGATCGGCACAAAGGCCTGGGAAAAGGCGCCCTCGGCAAAAATACGGCGCAGCAAATTAGGCAATTTAAAGGCCACGAAAAAGGCATCGGTGGCCATCCCGGCCCCAAAAACACGCGCCACAATGGCGTCCCGCGCAAATCCCAGTACGCGGGAAAACATGGTCATCGAGCTGACTGCGGCCAGCGATTTTAATAAATTCATTACGTTGTTCGTCCACAACCTGACGGCAAAACGCCTGCATTGCAGGCGTCGGGGGGTATGGCGGGTAGTCTACCTGGATTGCGGTGAAATACTACCGGCTTATGTTACGGGCGGTTACTCTGTCATCGCTTCGCGCCACAGCTTTTCGATCACGCGCTGGGCCAGTACGGCCTGCTCACCGGCAGTTTCGGGAACCATCTGATTTTGCACGCATTCGATAAAATGACGGGCGCAGCCCACGAATCCGCGCTGCTCCAGCGTGCTCTGCCAGCCGGGGACCGGGCGGATAATGACGCCCTGGCCATGCTCCTCACGCCAGTCGCGCATATCGGTGACGTCATACAGCCCACCGTCGGTCACCGCCTGCACTGACTCGCGCTGGCTTCCGGCCCGGCGGTGCATACTGGTGGTGATCTGTAACTGATCGCGGCTGAAGTGATGTTCCGCATAACACATCTGTCCGTCGTCATTGGTGTGCAGCACACCGCCCTGCAACTGCGCCGGGCCGCCTGCCAGCCAGAGGGCGGTATCCACGACATGCAGATAATCATCGAGCAGGGTAAAACGCAGATCGTGCGGACCGACGCTGTCGGTGCGATGCTTGTCCATCCGCAGCGAGGCCCCTGTGGCCAGCCGGGTTTTCAGATCGCGATATAAAGGTGCAAAGCGGCGATTAAAGCCGACCATCAGCGTCAGCTTTTTACGCGCCGCTAGATCCACCAGCCGTTCGGCATCCGCCAGATTATCCGCCAGCGGTTTATCGACGCAAACGTGCACCCCGGCGTTTAACAGCTCGCTGACCACCGCATAGTGTGACGCGGTTGAAGTATGCACAAAGACCGCATCGCACTGGCTGGCAAGATGCGCCAGCGAGTCGGCATAGGGCAGACGCCAGCTTTCACATACTGGCAGCGCTTTTTCCCGCGTCGGTGACCAGGCCGCCTGTAGCGTCCAGTCGGTCGCCGCTGCCAGTACCGGCAGCCAGGCTTTTTGTGCAATGCCGCCAAGCCCCACCACCCCAATTCGTAATCGGCTCACCTTAATCTCCCAAATGTGCGAGTAATGAATCCAGACGCTGTTTCAGTTCAGCGACGTCGTTTTCCAGTGCCTCCACGCGGGCCGTTAAACCGTCGCTGGACGGCTCCGCCTGCGGTGGTGCGCTGGCGTCACCTTCAACATCACCGCTAAACAGATGCATAAAGCGGCTCTCCCGTTTGCCCGGCTCGCGTTCCAGACGCACCACGAACGGCCCGTCTTCACGGCTGGCGAGCGTCTCCAGCGTCGACTCCACTTCCGCCATATCAGTAAACTCATGCATCCTGGCAGCGCGCATGCGCAGTTCACCCGGCGTTTGTGCACCGCGCAACAGCAGCGTAGTGACCAGCGCCAGCTCTGCCGGACTGAACCTGAGATTACCGAATTCGGAATTGCAAAAACGCTGTTCGTATTTGGTGACGCGATTGCCAAAGCCGCTGACGGTGCGCAGAAAGTGGCGTTTCACCAGTTCATCCAGCAGATCCTGCACGGTGTTATCGTCCAGCGACATCACCGGCTCGCGATTGGTTTTTTGATTGCAGGCGGTCACCACGGCATTCAGCGACAGCGGGTACTGTTCGGGGGTGGTAACCTGCTTTTCCAGCAGGCAACCGATCACCCGCGCTTCCTGTGCTGTCAGTAAATACTTCATCTTTTCTCCTTAACGACCTGCGGTCCAGTCTGATGCCGTTAACGCCGTCAACACGTGGTCGCGCCACTGTCCGTCGATTAACAGATAGGCTTTGGCATAGCCTTCCTTTTCAAAACCGAGACGCGCCAGCAAATCGCCGCTGCGCTTATTGTGCGGCATGTAATTAGCCATAATGCGGTGCATGTGCTGGGTGCGCTGCATGTAACGGATCGCCGCGCTTAAGGCTTCGAACATCAGCCCCTGCCCCTGCCATTTCTGGCCGATGGAGTAGCCGAGATAACAGGCGTGAAAAGAACCGCGCACGACGTTAGAAAAGTTCGCTACGCCGATGATTTCCTTTTCGTCGGGATCGAGCAGCGCAAAGTAGAAGGCGCTGCCCTGCTTATGGAATTCGTTGATCATGCCGAGGCGCGCCTGCCAGCCGGACGGATAGCAATGGCTGTCATCGCGGATCGGCTCCCAGGGTTTAAGAAACTGGCGATTTTCCGCGTAATAATCGGCCAGTCGCCAGGCATCACGCTCATGCACCAGACGCACCACCAGGCGGTCTGTCGTCAGGCGTGCTTTGGGTACGTTACTGCGATAGCCAAACATTAATCACCACTCCTTTCGCTCACGTCTTGTTACCCCTTTTTCTTAACTATACCTGTGCAATGCCCGTCTGTGAAAACAGCAACATACCATTTTCTGCGGCGGAATGGATTTTCGATGAAGGCCGTCAATCAAAGTGGTGGTTTGATGAAAAAATATTGTCGCCGTTGCGGGTGGGAAATCGCCGCGCCACCCCGCAGAATAAGCGGGTGATTTTTTGTTCCCCGGAGGGGAGATGTCCCGCGTATCGCAGGCACGGAGCCTGGGTAAATATTTCCTGCTGATCGACAATATGCTGGTGGTGCTGGGCTTCTTTGTCGTCTTCCCACTTATTTCCATTCGTTTCGTCGATCAGCTTGGCTGGGCCGCACTGATAGTTGGTATTGCGCTCGGCCTGCGTCAGTTTGTGCAACAGGGGCTGGGGATCTTCGGCGGCGCGGTGGCGGACCGTTTTGGTGCCAAGCCGATGATCGTCACCGGTATGCTGCTGCGTGCCGCCGGGTTTGCTACCATGGCGGTGGCGCAGGAACCCTGGCTGCTGTGGTTTTCCTGTATTTTATCGGGGCTGGGCGGGACGCTGTTCGATCCGCCGCGCTCGGCGCTGGTGGTAAAGCTGGTTCGCCCCCGGCAGCGCGGTCGCTTTTTCTCACTGCTGATGATGCAGGACAGCGCCGGGGCGGTAATCGGCGCGCTACTGGGCAGTTGGCTGCTGCAATACGATTTCCGGCTGGTGTGCGCCACCGGCGCGGTGCTGTTTATTCTTTGCGCCGGGTTTAATGCCTGGCTACTGCCGGCGTGGAAACTGTCGACGGTGAAAACCCCGGTGCGCGAGGGGATGCAGCGGGTGCTGCGCGATAAACGCTTTGTCACCTACGTGCTGACCCTCACCGGCTATTACATGCTGGCGGTGCAGGTGATGCTGATGCTGCCGATCATGGTCAACGACATCGCGGGCTCCCCTGCCGCCGTTAAATGGATGTATGCCATTGAAGCGAGCCTGTCGCTGACCCTGCTCTATCCGATTGCACGCTGGAGCGAGAAGCGTTTTCGCCTTGAACACCGCCTGATGGCCGGGCTGCTGCTGATGTCCTTTAGCCTGTTACCGATCGGTATGGTCGGCACGCTGCAACAGCTGTTTATGCTGATTTGTCTGTTTTATCTCGGCGCGATTATTGCGGAACCGGCGCGGGAAACTCTGGGGGCGGATCTCGCCGATGCCAGGGCGCGGGGCAGCTATATGGGCTTCAGCCGGTTAGGTCTGGCCTTTGGCGGCGCGCTGGGCTATGCGGGTGGCGGCTGGCTGTTTGATGCCGGAAAAGTGTCGGCGCAACCGGAATTGCCCTGGGTGATGCTGGCCCTTATCGGTCTTGCCACCTTCTTTGCGCTGTGGTGGCAGTTCAGCCATAAACGCGCCCGTACAGAGGTGCCTGAGCCAGGCATCTGATTTGAAAGCCGCATTTTTCTCTTCCATACTGAATGTGAGGACCACAATCATCTGGAGGAGAAACGTGAAGCTCTATATCTACGATCACTGTCCGTTCTGTCTTAAAGCCCGCATGATTTTCGGCCTGAAGAATCTCCCCGTCGAACTGAACGTGTTGCTCAACGATGACGAAGCCACGCCCGTGCGTATGATTGGTCAGAAAATGGCGCCGATCCTGCAAAAGGATGACAGCCGTTACCTGCCGGAAAGCATGGATATCGTCCACTATGTTGATCAGCTGGACCATCAACCGCTGCTCACCGGCGCGCAAAACCCGGCCATTGCTGAATGGCTGCGTAAGGTGAATGGCTATGTGAATCGCCTGCTCATCCCGCGCTTTGCCAAATCGCCTTTTGATGAGTTTGCGACCCCGGAAGCCCGCGCGTATTTTGTGGCTAAAAAAGAGGCGGCTATCGGTGATTTTGCCGAACACCTCGCCCACTCCGCCGGGCTGATTAAGAACATCAGCGACGATTTGCGCGCGCTGGATAAACTCATCGTCAAGCCCAATGCCGTTAACGGTGAACTCTCAGAGGATGATATCCATCTCTTCCCCCTGCTGCGTAACCTGACGCTGGTGGCTGGCATTACCTGGCCTACCCGCGTGGCAGATTACCGCGACAATATGGCCAAACAGACGCAGATCAATCTGCTCTCATCGATGGCAATCTAAGTGTGACGAGACGGGTGCGTAAGCGCCCGTCCTGCTTTTCGGCGTTTTCTGCTGTTTCCGGCTGTGCTGGTGCGGGATGCTCCTTTGTGTCACGATTGACAGACTGGTGTCATGTTGAGGAAGCCGATGAAGAAGATAGTCTTAGCCGCCACGCTGATAGTGAGCGGTTTACTGGCCGGGTGTAACCCGTTAACCCAGTACACAGTGAGTGAGCAGGAAATTAACCAGGCGCTGCAAAAGCGCAATGATTTCTCCCGCGATATTGGCGTTCCTGGTGTGGCAGACGCGCACATTGTCCTGCGTAATCTGAACAGCGCCATTGGCCGCGAGGAACCGAATAAAGTCACCCTGACCGGCGATGCCAATCTGGATATGACCTCCCTGTTCGGCAGTCAGAAAGCCACCATTGCGCTGAAGCTCAAAGCGCTGCCGGTGTTCAACAAAGAGAAAGGCGCAATCTATTTGCAGGAAATGGAAGTGGTTGATGCCACCGTTACGCCGCAGAAAATGCAGAGCGTCATCCAGACCCTGATGCCCTATCTCA
It encodes the following:
- a CDS encoding Gfo/Idh/MocA family protein, producing the protein MSRLRIGVVGLGGIAQKAWLPVLAAATDWTLQAAWSPTREKALPVCESWRLPYADSLAHLASQCDAVFVHTSTASHYAVVSELLNAGVHVCVDKPLADNLADAERLVDLAARKKLTLMVGFNRRFAPLYRDLKTRLATGASLRMDKHRTDSVGPHDLRFTLLDDYLHVVDTALWLAGGPAQLQGGVLHTNDDGQMCYAEHHFSRDQLQITTSMHRRAGSQRESVQAVTDGGLYDVTDMRDWREEHGQGVIIRPVPGWQSTLEQRGFVGCARHFIECVQNQMVPETAGEQAVLAQRVIEKLWREAMTE
- a CDS encoding YceH family protein, with translation MKYLLTAQEARVIGCLLEKQVTTPEQYPLSLNAVVTACNQKTNREPVMSLDDNTVQDLLDELVKRHFLRTVSGFGNRVTKYEQRFCNSEFGNLRFSPAELALVTTLLLRGAQTPGELRMRAARMHEFTDMAEVESTLETLASREDGPFVVRLEREPGKRESRFMHLFSGDVEGDASAPPQAEPSSDGLTARVEALENDVAELKQRLDSLLAHLGD
- the rimJ gene encoding ribosomal protein S5-alanine N-acetyltransferase gives rise to the protein MFGYRSNVPKARLTTDRLVVRLVHERDAWRLADYYAENRQFLKPWEPIRDDSHCYPSGWQARLGMINEFHKQGSAFYFALLDPDEKEIIGVANFSNVVRGSFHACYLGYSIGQKWQGQGLMFEALSAAIRYMQRTQHMHRIMANYMPHNKRSGDLLARLGFEKEGYAKAYLLIDGQWRDHVLTALTASDWTAGR
- the mdtH gene encoding multidrug efflux MFS transporter MdtH, with amino-acid sequence MSRVSQARSLGKYFLLIDNMLVVLGFFVVFPLISIRFVDQLGWAALIVGIALGLRQFVQQGLGIFGGAVADRFGAKPMIVTGMLLRAAGFATMAVAQEPWLLWFSCILSGLGGTLFDPPRSALVVKLVRPRQRGRFFSLLMMQDSAGAVIGALLGSWLLQYDFRLVCATGAVLFILCAGFNAWLLPAWKLSTVKTPVREGMQRVLRDKRFVTYVLTLTGYYMLAVQVMLMLPIMVNDIAGSPAAVKWMYAIEASLSLTLLYPIARWSEKRFRLEHRLMAGLLLMSFSLLPIGMVGTLQQLFMLICLFYLGAIIAEPARETLGADLADARARGSYMGFSRLGLAFGGALGYAGGGWLFDAGKVSAQPELPWVMLALIGLATFFALWWQFSHKRARTEVPEPGI
- the grxB gene encoding glutaredoxin 2 translates to MKLYIYDHCPFCLKARMIFGLKNLPVELNVLLNDDEATPVRMIGQKMAPILQKDDSRYLPESMDIVHYVDQLDHQPLLTGAQNPAIAEWLRKVNGYVNRLLIPRFAKSPFDEFATPEARAYFVAKKEAAIGDFAEHLAHSAGLIKNISDDLRALDKLIVKPNAVNGELSEDDIHLFPLLRNLTLVAGITWPTRVADYRDNMAKQTQINLLSSMAI
- a CDS encoding lipoprotein codes for the protein MKKIVLAATLIVSGLLAGCNPLTQYTVSEQEINQALQKRNDFSRDIGVPGVADAHIVLRNLNSAIGREEPNKVTLTGDANLDMTSLFGSQKATIALKLKALPVFNKEKGAIYLQEMEVVDATVTPQKMQSVIQTLMPYLNQSLRNYFNQQPAYVLREDSSKGEALAKKFAKGIEVKPGEIVIPFTN